The genomic window GTTCGCCGAGGCCCTACGCCTGGCCGTCGCGGAGGGGATGCTCGGTGAGACGCGGCCCCTCGCGGGCTTCCTCGACGCGGACGGGGTGCGCGCCTCGGTCGCCTCGTTGCGGGAGGCGTTCGCGGCGGAGCCTCGCGTGCGCGTGCTGCACACCTTCGCCGCCAAGGCCGCCTCCTTGATCCCCGTGCTGCGGCTGCTCGCCGACTGCGGCATGGGGTGCGAGGTGGCCGGGCCGGGCGAACTGCGGCTTGCGTTCGAGGCCGGTTTCCCTCCCGAACGGATCGTCCTCGACTCGCCCGCGAAGACCCGCGACGAACTGCGGCTGGCTCTGGCTCTCGGGGTCGCGGTGAACGCGGACAGCTTCGGCGAGATCCGCCGCATCGACGGGCTCCGCTCCTCCGGCTCGGCCTCCGTCCTCGGGCTGCGGGTGAATCCTCAGGTCGGGGGCGGTTCCATCGGTGCCATGAGCACGGCGACGCCGACGTCGAAGTTCGGCGTGGCACTGCGCGACCCCGGCGCCCGCGAGCAGGTCGTGCGCACGTTCACCGAGCGGCCCTGGCTGACCCGGCTGCACGCCCACGTCGGATCCCAGGGGTGCCCCCTGGAGCTCATCGCGGCGGGGATCGCCGAGACGTACGCCCTGGCCGAGGAGATCAACGGCGGGCTGGGCACGCGCCGGATCACCGGGATCGACATCGGGGGCGGGCTGCCCGTCAACTTCGACGACGACGAGACCCGGCCGCTGTTCGCCGAGTACGTCGCGGCGCTCCGCACGGCCGTTCCCGGGCTCTTCGACGGGCGGTACGACCTGGTCACCGAGTTCGGCAGGTCCCTGCTCGCCAAGAACGGCTTCATCGGCGCCCGCGTGGAGTACACGAAGGACGCGGGCGGGCGCCGTGTCGCGCTCACCCACGCGGGAGCGCAGATCGCCACCCGGACCGTCCTGATGCCCGACGCCTGGCCGCTCAGGGTCGGCGCGTTCGACGCGGAGGGCCACCCCCGGAACGGTCCGGTGATGGTCCAGGACATCGCGGGACCGTGCTGCTTCGCCGGGGACGTGGTGGCCCACGCCCGGGAACTGCCGGAACTCCGGGAGGGCGACTTCGTGGCGCTCTACGACACGGGGGCGTACTACTTCTCCACCCCGTGGGCGTACAACAGTCTCCCCCGGCCGGCCGTGTACGGCTTCGCCGGGGAACCCGGCGCCCTGCGCTTCGCGCCGGTGCGCGACGCGCAGTCCCTGGACTCGGTGGCGGCGGAGAGCGGCCTGGGGCACGCCGAGGCGCTGACCGCGCTCTTCGGGCCGCCCGAGGACCCCCGGGCGGGCTAGCCCGCGGGCTGGGGCGAGGGCTCCGGTTCGGGCACCGGGTCGGGATTGGGGCCCGGCGGCTGCGGGATCGGGTCCGGCGCGGGACCGGGCGGGACCGGGCCCGGCGGCACCGGCGGCGGGGAAGGGACCGGTGTGGGCGGCCCAGGCACGGGCGGGGGCGTCGGCCCGGGCGGTACGGGATCGGGATACGGGTGCGTCATGTCGTGCCTCCAAGTGCATCGGACAGGACGAGTGGATCTCCTCTCCACCGTCTCCCCGTGCGGCTGCCCTCGCCTGCCGAGTCCACACGTACACGACGTCGGACTGTGCCCGGCCGGCTGCCTCAGAACAGCTCCGGGTGCGCTCCGAGCTGTAGCCCGGCGCTCCGCACGAGCTCCTCGGAGACCTGCGGAGCCTGATCGGGGTGGCGCCGGGCCCATTCGGCGGCGTAGGGGCAGAGCGGCACGACGGGCACCCCTTCACGGGCCGCCATCGAGTAGAACTCACGCACGAGGGCACCGGCGATGCCTCGGCCCTCGTGTTCCGGCTCCACGACGGTGTGCACGGCCACGAGGGCACCGGGCCCGGCGTCCATCACGAAGTACGCGACGACCCCGGCGGCGGCACCATCGAGGTAGGCCACCAGTTTCCCGCTCTCCCGGTCGTCCCGGATGTCGACTGCGGCATGCTGTGCTGCCATGGCGGGTGCTCCTCGCTGCTGCGCGCGGGGCGGGTCAGCTCCGTGCGGGAACGGCGTGCGGACTGCGCTCGGTGCCTGTGCCCGGCACCGGCGCCGACGCGTCGGCGCCCAGTTCGATGATGCGGTTCCGGGCGTCCACATGCACGACACTCGGCACCAGCGCACGCGCCTCGGCGTCGTCGACCTGGGCGTAGCTGATGAGGATGACCAGGTCACCGGGGTGCACGAGGTGGGCGGCGGCGCCGTTGATCCCGATGACGCCCGAGCCGCGCTCCCCCTCGATGACGTAGGTCTCGAGCCGCGAACCGTTGTCTATGTCCACGATATGCACCAGCTCGCCCGGAAGCAGGTCGGCGGCGTCCATCAAATCGGCATCGATGGTCACGGAACCCACGTAGTGCAGGTCGGCCTGGGTGACGGTGGCCCGGTGAATCTTGGACTTGAACATCGTACGCAGCACTTTGGACTCCTCTGAGACGGCTCCCTGCCCGCTTCTTGCAGGTCAAGGGCGGTATCGACTGTACACCGGCACGCGCCGAACGATGTTTGTGAGGAACATCGCCCCGGTCAGGCGATACGAGCCCTCACCTGGGCTTTCATGCCGTCACCGACGCCTGTTCATGCAATCCTCCGGGAATGCCCGGCGACTCATGCTGAGCGAACGCCGACTTACCTGATGGGCCATCAGGCATGCGGGAGCCCCCTCCACACACACTGACGACCTGCGTCCACGCGTCACCCACCTGTCGGGAACCGGCATCGCCCAGGTTCATGGAACACAGTCCGTTCGGCCATCGCCCGGTCGACGCTCGACCGTCCCAGAAGTGCTGCCTGCCGTCTGCCCGAGGCCCCTCGGCAATGTGGAACTCGCGAGCCGGAGGCTCGGTACGAACCGAGCAGGCCGGCGACGCACGGACCACTTCGGCCCTGAGAGCGGAAGCGGGTACGGACCCGGCTGCCGGCGTCCCGGCGGCTGGAACCAGTCGTCAACAGGTCGCCATCAACACCCGCCAGCACCGCGCCAGCCTGGGGCAAGGGACCCCGCTGCTCTCCGGACACCGCATCATGTGCGAGGCAACCAGCCCCAGCCACGCCGTCGGCCAGGGCTGGGGCTGGCGGCCGCCCGGCCCCCAGCAAGGGCGTGGGAACGGCGTGTGAGCAGTACCCGGCTATGCGACCTGAGCAAGATCGACACCAGCGCTCCGGCCTGACGTTTTCAGGGGCCCCCGTCTCAGTGGCGCGCCATCACGAGACGTCGGCCTCGACGTGCAGCACACGGCCGGGCTCCGCGGTCCAGTTCTCGCCACCGTCGTGGCTGATCAGGGCCCGACCCCCCTCGTAGGGCGTAGTGTCGCTGTAGGCGATGCCGTAGGCGCCCTGTGTCGTAGCGGACCGAACCACCAGCGCGAATCGGTCACCGGCGTGGACCTGCAACGGCCGATCGAGCTTCAACTCGGCCCATTGCGCGGCCCATGAGACCTCATCGGCGGGGATTTCCACGGAGGCCACGGTGGCGCCACCGCCGTCGGCCCCGGTGCGGCGCAGGTCGAGGACGAGCGGCGCGTTCGGGTGCCCGGACTGGAAGGTGGTGAAGCGCACCGCCCGCAGTCGCCCGGCGCCCGGCAACGTGATCTCCTGCGCGCGTTCGAGACCACCCGCGACGTCCCAGTGGGTGCGATAGCCGGCGTCTCCGGTCTCCACCGCGTGGGGTCGCTTCTGCGCGCTATAAGGGCGGACCGGCACGGTTACGTCGTAGGACCGGCCGCACTCGATGGGCCGGATGGAGCCGTCCCCGTTGAACTCCAGGGGCTGCCAGTAGTGCTTGGCGAGCGCCTCGTTCGCCTTCGCATTCATCCACACGTCCGACTGGTAGAGGTACATAGTGCCGGAACCGGTCTTGAGCGGCAGGACGTCCGTCGGCTGACCACCGCACGAGGTCGTGGTGATGTTGGTCCCGGTGATGGTCGACGCCGGGCGGTCCCACTTTTCCAGCCCGCCGGAGAGGTCATCGGACAGCAGCACCGTTCCGTCAGCCGCGGTGACGGTGACGTCGTCGATGCGCGCCTTCTCGCCGTCGCCCTGGCTCTCGCGGAATCCAACGCGACCGTGGTCGCTCGTGGTGTCCTCGGTGGTGTCTACCAGTTGGCCATCGATCCGGGTCTCGATTCGCGAGCCCTTGACGGTGATCTTCACATCGTAGGACTGGCCGGTGACGATCGGCATGGGCAGCTTCTCGGTCGTAGCCGGCTTGCCCGGCACCAACTTGGTGAGGTTGCCACCGGTCGCTCCGTCGTGGGGGTAGTTGCCGATGAGCCACTGGTAACTGCCCGCGGCTGATCCGCGCACGACGAGACCGACCTGCGCGTAGTCGCCCTTCTCAGCCCGCTGCGGCGTGACCTTGGCCTCGAAGGAGTAGTCCCGCCAGGCCTCGCCCCCGCGGCTCAGACCAATGTCACCACCCTCGATGTTCAGCATCCCGTCGGAGACCGACCAGGCGTCGCGGCTGGTGCCCGTCCCCGACCACGGCCCGAGCGGCGTGGGCGCCGTGACGTAGCCGGTGCCGGTGGTCGCGTACCCACGGTTGGGGTCGGAGTAGGTGAGGTAGTAGGTGCCCCCACGCTCGAAGATCGTCGGGGCCTCGGTCGAGCGTAGATTCGTTCGGGTCCAGTCGCCGGTGCCTGTTGTGTATGTGTCGTCAAGGCGCTCGACGATGATGTCGCCGCCCCGGGTCCAGTCGGTGAATGAGAGGTAGGCGGTCCCGTCGTGGTCGACGAAGACGTGCTGATCGCCGTAGTTCACGCCGCCGGGCGCACCTTCGGGGGCCGCGAGGTCCGGCACGTCCATCTCCTTGAACCCGTGGGTCGGGTGGTCGGAGGTGAAAACGTGGTAGCCGACGCCGTTGTCGTAGGAATTGATCCAGAGCACGTACTTCCGGGTCTTCTTGTTGAACACGACGTGGGGGCGGTAGCAGCCGTAGGTGCCGCCGTCGCACTGCTTCTGCCAGGTCTTCGTGGAGGCGTCGAACAGCGGGCCGCGCGGAGTCCAGTGCACCAGGTCGGGCGAGCTGTAGGAGACGAAGCCGCAGAAAGGAGCCCCAGGGGTGTTCCACTCGTACCCGCAGCCGTAGCTGGTGCCGTAGAGGTAGTAGGTATCGCCGAAGCGCTGGATCTGGCCGTCGTGGGCGTCGATGGCGTTGCCGTTGACGTCGAATCGGATGGCGGGGTTCCCGTCGGCGTCCTGGTTCACCAAGGTGACTGTGCTTTCGCCGGGCCCCGCACTGGGCTTGCCCCAATCAACTGGAGCTGCATAGGTCGCCTGCGTCGCGGAGAGCGCCAGAATGAGGGGCAGCCCGAGCCCGGCCAGCCGCCTTCGAAATTGCGTGGTCTTCGTCATGTCATTCCTCCCGGAGGTCAGATCAGAAGCAGCAGAATTGCCGGACTCACTCGGAAGCGTCGGCGTCGTACCTGCTCGGCCGTCAGACGGTGACCCGGACGAACGGCAATCCGAGCAGATCGGCGACGGCCTGGAGATCCTTGGCGCGGTGTCCGACGCACAGGGCCCAGTGGTGGCCGATGCCCGACGCACTCCAGGCGTCGGTCCATTCGCCGGGATCGCAGCCGAAGTCCACGCGGGAGGTGGTGTTGCCAATCTCCAGCAGCGGGCCGGGAACGACCTCGCCCTCCGAGGCGATCACCATGTAGGTGCCGTCCGCGTCCTGTCCGAGTCCGAACGTGGTGACGGGGCCGTGTCGTACGTCGAACTCCACGCTCACGCCCCAGCCGCGCTTGCCGTGGTAGACGCCGAGGCCGCGCAGCAACGGGTCGGCGCTGCTGATGGCGAGGTGGGCGGGACCGTCGTGGCCCATCTCGACGACGCCGTCGTCGAAGTTCAGTGCCTGGAGTTCGGTGAACGAGCCGCCCGCACCGAGCCGGTCGGCCATGAGCATGGCCAGGCTGGTGCGCAGCTCGTACTCACCGGCCACGGGGATGCCGCGCGCGGTGAGCAGTGAGGCACCGAGGATCATCCCCGCCCCCAGGCGTTCGTGGAGTTCACCGTCGAGGCCGCGGTGGTAGTAGGCGAGGGAGTCAAGGGCGAAGTCGTCGACCAGGCGGTCCAAACCGACTGAGACCTTGGCGCCCCAGCGCAAGTCCTCCTCGTCGACGGATGTGTCGAGCGTGAACACGTCACGGGCCAGGGCGACGCGCTCGTCGACCTGCTGCTCGGTGATCTCGGCGACGCGGACCCGCAGGTCGTCGACTTCGAGGACCTCCACGTGCGAGCCGAATTGGGCCGAGACGAGGGTGAGGTCGGTGGAGACATCGAGCATGCCGGGGTAGAGGTGCCCCATCAGGCCGTGCCGTCCGTGCCGCATAGCGGCGCGCACACCGGCGGCGCGGATCCAGCGCTCGATGCGGATCCAGGCGTTTTCGTCCTGCAGATGGCCGGAGACCGACCGGAAGGGGATACGAGCCCGGCGGAAGACGTTGGCGATCTCAGGCAGCGGGCACTGGCCGCAGTAGGCGAGCCACTTGCCGGTGTCGAACGTGGCGTGGTCCATCGACGCGGTCGGCTGCAGATCGATGAGCAGCACTGGAGCCTGGCTGCGCTGGGCAACCGGCAGGACCATGGAAGCAGTCAGGTAGGTCGTGAGGAACGTGACGATCAGGTCGCAGTCGGCGGTGCGCAGCTTGTCGGCGGCGTGGGCAGCCTCCTGCGGGTCGGATACGAAGCCGACGTCGACGACCTCGCATCCCATGCCGGAGAACCGTTCGCTGACTTCGCGGGCCGAGTGCTGCAGTTGCTCCAGAAGGCCCGGGAACTGAGGCCAGTACGCGCCGAGTCCGCCGGCGACGAGGCCGATCCGGGTCTTGCGCGGGATCGTGCGGGGAAGCCCCGCTTCAGCCGGTGCGGGGGTCTCCGTGGTCACGGTTCGGCTCCTTCAGGACTTACTGCCAGGGGAATACGAAGTTGTAAAACGTTTCAATCGCGGGCTCAGAGGACCGTAAGGCGCACACGGTGAGGCGTCAAGGGTCGGTGCAGGATGCCTGGGCGCCCTGCCGTGCTGCGGGACTACAGTCCGGCCGTGGTCCCGGTGACGCCGGCCCTCACCGGCAGGCTCGAAGGGCGGATCACCAGCTCGGGCTTGAACACCGGCTCGGTCGGCGCCGCCCCGTCCGTGACCTCGCGCAGCAGGATTTCGGCAGCCTGCCTGCCGATCGCACGAGCGGGCCGGCGCACCGTGGTGAGGGCGACGCCTGCGGTCTCGTCGAAGTCGAAGTCGAAGTCGATGTCGTCATAGCCGACGATCGTCAGGTCGTCCGGAACGGCAACGCCCAGCCGCGTCGCCGCGTTCACCGCGCCGATCGCCAGCAGGTCATTGGCCCGGCCGACTTGGACGCACTGCTGGCCGCCGCCGGTGCGCTGCCCGCCGGCGGTCCCGTCGTCGACTGCGGCGACCCGCGGTTCCTGCCGCCGGGTGACATGCCCGCGCGTATCCGGGAGGTCTACCGGGAGCGCGGCACCGAACTGGCGTACGGGCAGGCGGCGCTGGTGCGTTGTGTCCTGGACAGCCTGGCGCTGGCCTACCGCGATACGCTCGACGAAGCCGAACGGCTCAGGAAACGGCAGGCGCCGGGCGTGCCCGCGGCGCGCGACCTGGTCAGGGAGCGGAGTCGCGGACGACGAGGGTGGGGGCGAACACCCGGGAGGCATGGGTATGTTCGCCCGGGGGCGCCTCCACCTCGTCGAGGAGCAGCTCGACGGCAGTGCGGCCCAGATCCTCGACGGACTGGCGGACGGTGGTGAGCGGCAACCCCGACAGCATGGCCACGTCCAGGTCGCCGAACCCGGCCACACGGATGTCCGCCGGCACCTGTACGCCGTACTCAAGTAGCCCGCGGACCAGCCCTGCCGCCAGGAAGTCGTTGGTGCAGAACACACCGACGGGCGGTTCGGGCGCCGTGGCGAGCGTGCGGGCCACGGCCGCTCCGGTGGCGAGCGTCATCTCCTGCACGGTGACCTCCACCAGCCGGACTCCCGGCCGGTCCCGGACCGCCTCCTCGGCGCCCCGGTAGCGGTCGGCACACTGCTGGATGTCCCGGCTGCCGTTGACCACCACGACCGTCGCACCGCCGGATTGCCCGCCACGGTGCGCGAGGAGTTGCTCGACGGCAGTGCGGCCCCCTCGTACGTCGTCCACGGCGACCGAGCAACCGTCCGCGGTGGAACCCGCGCGGTCGGTGGTGACCAGCGGAATGCCGCGCCGACGCAGCCGGGCAAGGCGGCCGGGGTCGGCGGCCACCGGGACGACGATCACGCCGGCGGACCGCTGGTTGGCGAGCATGTCGAAGTACGACTGCTCACGCTCGGGATCGTCGCCACTGTGGCACAAGGTCAGTGAGTAACCGCGCTCGTAGGCGGCGTCGGCTGCGCTGCCCGCGATCCGCGCGTAGAAGGAGTTGACGATGTCGGGCACCACCAGACCCAGCGCGCGTACCCGGCCGCTGCGCAGGCCGACCGCCCCCGGGTGGGCCACGTAGTCCAGCTCTCGTACGGCTCGCAACACGCGCTCCGACGTCTGGGCGGTGACACGTCCGGGACGATTGAGCACGTTCGACACCGTGGCCACCGACACTCCGGCCAGGGCGGCGACGTCCTGAATCCGGGCTGTCCGCCGCGCGGAGGTCGACCCGCCGGCTTTCTTCGTCATGCCGCCAACCCACCTTCTCCCAACCGTACAGCTGCACACCCTAT from Streptomyces sp. NBC_01341 includes these protein-coding regions:
- a CDS encoding substrate-binding domain-containing protein; protein product: MPPGCSPPPSSSATPLPDQVARRGHARRLPFPEPFGFVERIAVGQRQAVQDTTHQRRLPVRQFGAALPVDLPDTRGHVTRRQEPRVAAVDDGTAGGQRTGGGQQCVQVGRANDLLAIGAVNAATRLGVAVPDDLTIVGYDDIDFDFDFDETAGVALTTVRRPARAIGRQAAEILLREVTDGAAPTEPVFKPELVIRPSSLPVRAGVTGTTAGL
- a CDS encoding GNAT family N-acetyltransferase, whose product is MAAQHAAVDIRDDRESGKLVAYLDGAAAGVVAYFVMDAGPGALVAVHTVVEPEHEGRGIAGALVREFYSMAAREGVPVVPLCPYAAEWARRHPDQAPQVSEELVRSAGLQLGAHPELF
- the panD gene encoding aspartate 1-decarboxylase, translating into MLRTMFKSKIHRATVTQADLHYVGSVTIDADLMDAADLLPGELVHIVDIDNGSRLETYVIEGERGSGVIGINGAAAHLVHPGDLVILISYAQVDDAEARALVPSVVHVDARNRIIELGADASAPVPGTGTERSPHAVPARS
- a CDS encoding L-fucose/L-arabinose isomerase family protein, with amino-acid sequence MTTETPAPAEAGLPRTIPRKTRIGLVAGGLGAYWPQFPGLLEQLQHSAREVSERFSGMGCEVVDVGFVSDPQEAAHAADKLRTADCDLIVTFLTTYLTASMVLPVAQRSQAPVLLIDLQPTASMDHATFDTGKWLAYCGQCPLPEIANVFRRARIPFRSVSGHLQDENAWIRIERWIRAAGVRAAMRHGRHGLMGHLYPGMLDVSTDLTLVSAQFGSHVEVLEVDDLRVRVAEITEQQVDERVALARDVFTLDTSVDEEDLRWGAKVSVGLDRLVDDFALDSLAYYHRGLDGELHERLGAGMILGASLLTARGIPVAGEYELRTSLAMLMADRLGAGGSFTELQALNFDDGVVEMGHDGPAHLAISSADPLLRGLGVYHGKRGWGVSVEFDVRHGPVTTFGLGQDADGTYMVIASEGEVVPGPLLEIGNTTSRVDFGCDPGEWTDAWSASGIGHHWALCVGHRAKDLQAVADLLGLPFVRVTV
- a CDS encoding diaminopimelate decarboxylase, whose translation is MLGETRPLAGFLDADGVRASVASLREAFAAEPRVRVLHTFAAKAASLIPVLRLLADCGMGCEVAGPGELRLAFEAGFPPERIVLDSPAKTRDELRLALALGVAVNADSFGEIRRIDGLRSSGSASVLGLRVNPQVGGGSIGAMSTATPTSKFGVALRDPGAREQVVRTFTERPWLTRLHAHVGSQGCPLELIAAGIAETYALAEEINGGLGTRRITGIDIGGGLPVNFDDDETRPLFAEYVAALRTAVPGLFDGRYDLVTEFGRSLLAKNGFIGARVEYTKDAGGRRVALTHAGAQIATRTVLMPDAWPLRVGAFDAEGHPRNGPVMVQDIAGPCCFAGDVVAHARELPELREGDFVALYDTGAYYFSTPWAYNSLPRPAVYGFAGEPGALRFAPVRDAQSLDSVAAESGLGHAEALTALFGPPEDPRAG
- a CDS encoding LacI family DNA-binding transcriptional regulator, coding for MTKKAGGSTSARRTARIQDVAALAGVSVATVSNVLNRPGRVTAQTSERVLRAVRELDYVAHPGAVGLRSGRVRALGLVVPDIVNSFYARIAGSAADAAYERGYSLTLCHSGDDPEREQSYFDMLANQRSAGVIVVPVAADPGRLARLRRRGIPLVTTDRAGSTADGCSVAVDDVRGGRTAVEQLLAHRGGQSGGATVVVVNGSRDIQQCADRYRGAEEAVRDRPGVRLVEVTVQEMTLATGAAVARTLATAPEPPVGVFCTNDFLAAGLVRGLLEYGVQVPADIRVAGFGDLDVAMLSGLPLTTVRQSVEDLGRTAVELLLDEVEAPPGEHTHASRVFAPTLVVRDSAP
- a CDS encoding family 43 glycosylhydrolase is translated as MTKTTQFRRRLAGLGLPLILALSATQATYAAPVDWGKPSAGPGESTVTLVNQDADGNPAIRFDVNGNAIDAHDGQIQRFGDTYYLYGTSYGCGYEWNTPGAPFCGFVSYSSPDLVHWTPRGPLFDASTKTWQKQCDGGTYGCYRPHVVFNKKTRKYVLWINSYDNGVGYHVFTSDHPTHGFKEMDVPDLAAPEGAPGGVNYGDQHVFVDHDGTAYLSFTDWTRGGDIIVERLDDTYTTGTGDWTRTNLRSTEAPTIFERGGTYYLTYSDPNRGYATTGTGYVTAPTPLGPWSGTGTSRDAWSVSDGMLNIEGGDIGLSRGGEAWRDYSFEAKVTPQRAEKGDYAQVGLVVRGSAAGSYQWLIGNYPHDGATGGNLTKLVPGKPATTEKLPMPIVTGQSYDVKITVKGSRIETRIDGQLVDTTEDTTSDHGRVGFRESQGDGEKARIDDVTVTAADGTVLLSDDLSGGLEKWDRPASTITGTNITTTSCGGQPTDVLPLKTGSGTMYLYQSDVWMNAKANEALAKHYWQPLEFNGDGSIRPIECGRSYDVTVPVRPYSAQKRPHAVETGDAGYRTHWDVAGGLERAQEITLPGAGRLRAVRFTTFQSGHPNAPLVLDLRRTGADGGGATVASVEIPADEVSWAAQWAELKLDRPLQVHAGDRFALVVRSATTQGAYGIAYSDTTPYEGGRALISHDGGENWTAEPGRVLHVEADVS